Proteins encoded together in one Magnetospirillum sp. 15-1 window:
- a CDS encoding DUF2892 domain-containing protein, with protein MNKNIGGIDRILRIVVGLALIGLTLTGVIGLWGWIGVVPLATAAIGWCPAYLPFGIKTCKTR; from the coding sequence ATGAACAAGAACATCGGCGGCATCGACCGCATCCTGCGCATCGTGGTGGGTCTGGCGCTGATCGGCCTGACGCTGACCGGCGTCATCGGCCTGTGGGGCTGGATCGGCGTGGTGCCGCTGGCCACCGCCGCCATCGGCTGGTGCCCGGCCTATCTGCCCTTCGGCATCAAGACCTGCAAGACCCGCTGA
- a CDS encoding STAS domain-containing protein, translating to MQYSVARNGQAVTVALQGQLNFAANETFAVLLRDLDGVGKARVVFDLSALSHIDSVGLGLLYIAQEELDRGGAIMSLAKPQSGVKRLLELTEAGDTFEITA from the coding sequence ATGCAATACAGCGTCGCCAGGAACGGCCAGGCCGTCACCGTCGCCCTGCAGGGGCAGTTGAACTTCGCCGCCAACGAAACCTTCGCGGTCCTGTTGCGGGATTTGGACGGGGTGGGAAAGGCCCGGGTGGTCTTCGACCTGTCGGCCCTCAGCCATATCGATTCGGTGGGGCTGGGCCTGCTCTACATCGCCCAGGAGGAATTGGATCGCGGCGGGGCCATCATGAGCCTGGCCAAGCCGCAAAGCGGGGTCAAGCGCCTGCTGGAACTGACCGAGGCCGGCGATACCTTCGAGATCACCGCATGA
- a CDS encoding methyl-accepting chemotaxis protein produces MERLLSRLALRRQIASPVIMAGLVFLVAALLLWNSRLREDAARLEADGFRAVMTLSDDVDIALLQARRQEKNFLLRRDEDSAAKQPRHVAEAREALDRMLAVLPGDGPPRRELIIQVKDGADRYGRAFGAMVETQRKLGLSDQVGLLGGLRDAALDMEKVLKARDVPQLTILVLQMRRAEKNFFLRRQPADRAELGNLVAAFTQAMPNAGLSAAERTQLVETLDRYHGAFRAVADGMDKVAALEREMIAVHKDWLEGVIDTMGKDAHAAAAAAEAKAEAVGRAAQLTLQVVMGGGFVLILTLGLWLGHSIERPIKRISEVMKALAAGDKAAAIPAQDRRDEVGDMARSVQVFHDAMVEADRLRAAREAERIRSEAEKAAAIKAMADDFEASVKSKVAEVERATGGIHQTAKVMAGRSERSGSRSLDVGDAVRITTERATGAAEATRQLALAINEIARQVSNSTEIARKTVEDVNATARQMGGLAHSVQSIGEVVKLINDIASQTNLLALNATIEAARAGEAGKGFAVVAGEVKTLANQTAKATEEIARQVGEVQDSSHSMADSITAVVAIIRSLDEVSAAIAGAVQEQEAATREIAGDIDEVARQAQTVSSNVGDLSRSSAQTCAGTVRVIWSAKSLTEVVESLTAETDRFLVRVRQ; encoded by the coding sequence ATGGAACGCCTTCTCTCTCGATTGGCGCTGCGGCGCCAGATTGCTTCCCCCGTGATCATGGCCGGTCTGGTGTTCCTGGTTGCGGCGCTGCTGTTGTGGAACAGCCGGCTGCGCGAGGATGCCGCCCGTCTGGAAGCCGACGGCTTCCGTGCGGTGATGACGCTGTCCGATGACGTGGACATCGCCTTGCTGCAGGCCCGCCGCCAGGAAAAGAACTTCCTGCTGCGCCGCGACGAGGATTCGGCCGCCAAGCAGCCCCGCCACGTGGCGGAGGCTCGTGAGGCCCTGGACCGTATGCTTGCCGTTCTGCCCGGTGACGGTCCGCCCCGCCGGGAACTGATCATCCAGGTCAAGGACGGGGCCGATCGCTACGGCCGGGCTTTCGGCGCCATGGTGGAAACCCAGCGCAAGCTGGGCCTGTCCGACCAGGTCGGTCTGCTGGGGGGCCTGCGTGACGCCGCGCTGGACATGGAAAAGGTGCTGAAGGCCCGCGATGTGCCGCAGTTGACCATTCTGGTCCTGCAAATGCGGCGGGCCGAGAAGAACTTCTTTCTGCGCCGCCAGCCTGCCGACCGGGCCGAACTGGGCAATCTGGTGGCGGCCTTTACCCAGGCGATGCCGAATGCGGGGCTGTCGGCCGCCGAGCGGACCCAACTGGTCGAGACCCTGGATCGCTACCACGGCGCCTTCCGTGCCGTCGCCGACGGGATGGACAAGGTCGCCGCCCTGGAGCGCGAGATGATCGCCGTGCACAAGGACTGGCTGGAAGGGGTGATCGACACCATGGGCAAGGACGCCCATGCCGCCGCCGCCGCCGCCGAAGCCAAGGCGGAAGCCGTGGGACGTGCCGCCCAACTGACCCTGCAGGTGGTGATGGGCGGCGGCTTCGTGCTGATCCTCACCCTGGGGCTGTGGCTGGGGCACTCCATCGAGCGGCCCATCAAGCGTATTTCCGAGGTGATGAAGGCACTGGCGGCCGGCGACAAGGCGGCGGCCATTCCCGCCCAGGACCGTCGCGACGAGGTGGGCGACATGGCGCGCTCCGTCCAGGTCTTCCACGACGCCATGGTCGAGGCCGACCGCCTGCGCGCCGCCCGCGAGGCGGAGCGGATACGGTCCGAGGCGGAGAAGGCCGCCGCCATCAAGGCCATGGCCGACGACTTCGAAGCCAGCGTCAAGAGCAAGGTGGCCGAGGTCGAGCGGGCCACCGGCGGTATCCATCAGACCGCCAAGGTCATGGCGGGGCGGTCCGAACGCAGCGGCTCGCGCTCGCTGGACGTGGGCGACGCGGTGCGCATCACCACGGAGCGGGCGACCGGCGCCGCCGAGGCGACCCGCCAGTTGGCCCTGGCCATCAACGAGATCGCCCGGCAGGTCTCCAATTCCACCGAGATCGCCCGCAAGACCGTCGAGGACGTCAACGCCACCGCCCGGCAGATGGGTGGTCTGGCCCATTCGGTGCAGTCCATCGGCGAGGTGGTGAAGCTGATCAACGATATCGCATCCCAGACCAATCTCCTGGCCTTGAATGCCACCATCGAGGCGGCCAGGGCGGGTGAGGCGGGCAAGGGCTTCGCGGTGGTCGCGGGCGAGGTCAAGACCCTGGCCAACCAGACCGCCAAGGCCACCGAGGAGATCGCCCGCCAGGTGGGCGAGGTCCAGGATTCGTCCCATTCCATGGCCGACAGCATCACCGCCGTCGTCGCCATCATCCGCTCGCTGGACGAAGTCTCCGCCGCCATCGCCGGCGCCGTGCAGGAGCAGGAGGCGGCCACCCGCGAGATCGCCGGCGATATCGACGAGGTCGCCCGTCAGGCTCAGACCGTCTCGAGCAATGTGGGCGACCTGTCGCGATCCTCGGCCCAGACCTGCGCCGGGACGGTGCGGGTCATCTGGAGCGCCAAGAGCCTGACCGAGGTGGTCGAAAGCCTGACCGCCGAGACCGACCGCTTCCTGGTCCGGGTCCGGCAGTAA